One window from the genome of Cricetulus griseus strain 17A/GY chromosome 2, alternate assembly CriGri-PICRH-1.0, whole genome shotgun sequence encodes:
- the LOC100750467 gene encoding serine/arginine-rich splicing factor 3-like, translated as MHLDSCPLDCKVYVGNLGNNANKTELKWAFGYYGPLRSVWVARNPPGFVFVKFEDPRDATDAVRELDGKRLSGCRVKMELSNGEKRSLNRGPPPSWGQYPRDDYRDDYRRRSPPPQRRSPRRRRFSRSRSRSLSRNRRERAVSRERNHKPSRSFSRFCSRSRSHERK; from the coding sequence ATGCATCTTGATTCCTGTCCATTAGATTGTAAGGTGTATGTAGGTAATCTTGGAAACAATGCGAACAAGACTGAACTAAAGTGGGCTTTTGGCTATTATGGACCACTTCGAAGTGTATGGGTTGCTCGTAACCCTCCTGGCTTTGTCTTTGTTAAATTTGAAGATCCCCGAGATGCCACTGATGCTGTCCGAGAGCTGGATGGAAAAAGACTATCTGGCTGCCGTGTAAAAATGGAACTgtcaaatggggaaaaaagaagtcTCAATCGTGGCCCACCTCCCTCTTGGGGTCAATACCCTCGAGATGATTACCGAGATGATTACCGTAGGAGGAGTCCTCCACCTCAGCGAAGATCTCCAAGAAGGAGAAGATTCTCTCGAAGCCGAAGCAGGTCACTTtctagaaacagaagagaaagggctGTGTCTCGTGAGAGAAACCACAAGCCATCTCGATCCTTCTCTAGGTTTTGTAGCCGATCCAGGTCACATGAAAGGAAGTAG